The sequence below is a genomic window from Streptomyces sp. B21-105.
ACGGGAAGCCTCTGGGCGGTCATCATCCCCGGTATCGCCTCCGCCTTCGGCGTGTTCTGGATGACGCAGTACCTCCAGTCGGCGCTGCCCTATGAGCTCATCGAGGCAGCCCGCATCGACGGGGCATCAACGTTCCGGATCTTCCGCTCCATCGTGCTGCCGGCCGCCAGGCCCGCGGCCGCCATGCTGGGCCTGTTCACCTTCATCGGGGCGTGGACCCAGTACTTCTGGCCGTCGATCGTGCTCGGCACGACCAATCCGACACTCCCCGTCGCGCTGCAACTGCTGCAGGCCGGGTTCTTCAAGGACATCCCCCTCATCATGACCGGCGTTCTCGTGTCCGTGGTGCCGCTTCTCGTGCTGTTCGCCGTACTCGGCAGGCAGTTGGTCGCAGGCGTCATGCAGGGAGCCGTCAAGGGGTGACCCGCCCGCACCGCACTGCCGGACCGGGACATGTGCCGGTGCACTGACACGGTGCACGGCCCCGACCGCCCCGAGGGGGCCTGCACCCAGGCCCCGGGAACGAAATCGAGAGGAACTCCCACCACTCATGCCTGCGACGACTGCATCGGGCAGTACCACCTTCCGCGATCTCAACGGCAACGGGCGCATGGAGCCCTACGAGAACCCGCGGCTCAGCGCCGAGGAACGCACGGAAGATCTGTTGACCCGGCTCTCGCTCGAAGAGAAAGTCGGTCTGCTCTTCCACACAGTCATCGAGATGGGCCCGGGAGGCACCGTCCTCGAAGAGCCCGGTGCGATCAGCAAGTCACCCACCAGCGAGGTGATCCTGGGCAGGGGGATCAGCCACTTCAACACGCACCGAATCGAAGACCCTCGGGCAGCCGCACGGTGGCACAACGCGATCCAGCGGCTCGCAGAGAAGACCCCGCACGGCATCCCGGTCACGATTTCCAGCGACCCTCGACACGGATTCCTGGAGAACATCGGGGCTTCCTTCACTGCAGGTCCGTTCTCGCAGTGGCCCGACGCCCTCGGCCTTGCGGCACTGCGCGACCCGGACACCGTGCGCGAGTTCGCGCGCCGGGTGCGCGAGGAGTACCGCGCCGTCGGCATCCGCATGGCACTGCATCCTCAGGTCGACCTCGCCAGCGAACCCCGCTGGGCACGCCAACTCCAGACGTTCGGCGCCGACACCGATCTCGTGGTCGCCTACACGCGCGCGTACCTCGAAGGTTTCCAGGGCGCGGCGCTCGACTCAACGAGCATCGCCTGCGTCACCAAGCACTTCCCCGGCGGCGGCGCGCAGCTGGACGGCGAGGATGCGCACTTCCCGTACGGTCGCGAGCAGGTCTACCCGGGTGGTGCGTTCGAGGAGCACCTCCGTCCGTTCGTCACCGCCGTCGAGCACGGCACCGCCGCGGTCATGCCCTACTACGGCATGCCGGTCGGTCTTGAGATCGACGGCGAACCGATCGAGGAGGTCGGGTTCGGGTACAACAAGCAGATCCTCACCGGGCTGCTGCGCGAGCGGCTGGGCTTCGACGGGCTGATCGTCACGGACTGGGAGCTGGTGAACGACAACCACGTCGGGGACCAGGTCCTGCCCGCACGCGCGTGGGGGGTTGAAGAGCTCGACGCCCGCGAGCGCATGGTCAAGATCCTCAATGCCGGCGCGGACCAGTTCGGCGGTGAACAGTGCACGGATCTCCTGCTTGAGCTCGTACGGGATGGCGTCGTCCCGGAGAGCAGGATCGACGAGTCGGCGCGCCGCGTCCTGCTGATCAAGTTCCGGCTCGGTCTGTTCGACAACCCTTTCATCGACGAAGATGCCGCCGTGGCCGTTGTGGGCAAC
It includes:
- a CDS encoding glycoside hydrolase family 3 protein gives rise to the protein MPATTASGSTTFRDLNGNGRMEPYENPRLSAEERTEDLLTRLSLEEKVGLLFHTVIEMGPGGTVLEEPGAISKSPTSEVILGRGISHFNTHRIEDPRAAARWHNAIQRLAEKTPHGIPVTISSDPRHGFLENIGASFTAGPFSQWPDALGLAALRDPDTVREFARRVREEYRAVGIRMALHPQVDLASEPRWARQLQTFGADTDLVVAYTRAYLEGFQGAALDSTSIACVTKHFPGGGAQLDGEDAHFPYGREQVYPGGAFEEHLRPFVTAVEHGTAAVMPYYGMPVGLEIDGEPIEEVGFGYNKQILTGLLRERLGFDGLIVTDWELVNDNHVGDQVLPARAWGVEELDARERMVKILNAGADQFGGEQCTDLLLELVRDGVVPESRIDESARRVLLIKFRLGLFDNPFIDEDAAVAVVGNAETRRVALETQSRSVTVLKNSVVEGRPVLPLAVGARLYAEGIDPEVLGREFTPVTTPQEAELAIVRIDAPFEPRDDLFLESYFHQGSLDLPPGLVHRLRRIAHYAPLIVDVALDRPAILTPLVDALAGLTVTFGVSDDALLTALTGRIAPEGKLPVELPRSMQAVRESAPDALADTADPLFPLGSGLEI